A single region of the Gossypium arboreum isolate Shixiya-1 chromosome 12, ASM2569848v2, whole genome shotgun sequence genome encodes:
- the LOC108479533 gene encoding CSC1-like protein At1g32090, whose amino-acid sequence MATLSDIGVSALINILSAFAFLLAFALLRIQPVNDRVYFPKWYINGERASPRRGGNFVAKFVNLDFKTYLTFLNWMPQALKMSETQLINHAGLDSAVFLRIYILGLKIFVPIAVVALLILIPVNVSSGTLFFLRKELVVSDIDKLSISNVPPKSIRFFVHIGLEYLFTIWICYMLYKEYDNVATMRLHFLASQRRRAEQFTVAVRNVPQIPGHSIAESLDHFFKTNHPDTYLCHQAVYNANKFASLVRKRDRLQNWLDYNQLKFERNPEKRPTKNIGFLGLWGERVDSIDFYKQQIKEFDKRMELERQKILKDSKSILPVAFVSFKSRWGAAVCAQTQQSKNPTLWLTDWAPEPRDVYWRNLAIPFVSLTIRKLIISLSVFALVFFYMIPIAFVQSLANLEGLERVAPFLRPVIELNFIKSFLQGFLPGLALKIFLYVLPTILMIMSKIEGHIAISTLERRASAKYYYFMLVNVFLGSIVTGTAFQQLHSFLHQPPTQIPRTIGVSIPMKATFFITYIMVDGWAGIAGEILRLKPLVIFHLKNMFLVKTERDREMAMDPGSVDYPETLPSLQLYFLLGIVYAVVTPILLPFILVFFAFAYLVYRHQIINVYNPQYESGAAFWPHVHSRIIASLLISQLLLMGLLSTKEAANSTPLLVILPILTLSFHKYCKSRFEPAFRKHPLEEAMAKDLMDQTTESDINLKAFLADAYLHPIFRSFEEEELVEIRVDKVRVDRHQSYADNAQTRDDISSPSPPHHAYHPASPPHHSYHQPTTSPPQDIYHHGIPPQYDYNLYGYYYEAESWTSRD is encoded by the exons ATGGCTACTCTTAGTGATATTGGGGTGTCAGCGTTAATCAATATTCTGAGTGCATTTGCGTTCTTGTTGGCTTTTGCTCTGTTGAGAATTCAACCAGTTAATGACAGAGTTTACTTCCCAAAATGGTATATCAATGGAGAGAGAGCAAGCCCAAGAAGGGGTGGGAATTTTGTGGCGAAGTTCGTCAACCTCGATTTCAAGACTTATCTTACTTTCTTGAACTGGATGCCTCAAGCTTTGAAGATGAGTGAGACCCAGCTTATCAACCATGCTGGCCTTGATTCTGCTGTTTTCCTCAGAATTTACATTCTTGG CTTAAAGATTTTTGTGCCCATAGCTGTTGTGGCCCTTCTAATCCTTATTCCAGTGAATGTGTCAAGTGGAACATTATTTTTCCTGAGGAAAGAATTGGTTGTGAGTGACATTGATAAGCTTTCAATATCAAATGTTCCCCCTAAATCTATAAG GTTTTTTGTTCATATTGGATTAGAATACTTGTTCACAATTTGGATTTGTTACATGCTCTACAAGGAATATGATAATGTAGCAACAATGAGGTTGCATTTCTTGGCCTCTCAGCGTAGGCGTGCAGAACAGTTCACT gTAGCTGTGAGGAATGTGCCGCAGATTCCAGGTCACTCAATAGCAGAATCTCTAGACCACTTCTTTAAAACAAATCACCCTGATACTTATCTTTGTCACCAG GCAGTATATAATGCAAACAAATTCGCTTCACTGGTGAGGAAAAGAGATAGGCTTCAAAATTGGCTGGACTATAATCAATTGAAGTTTGAAAGAAACCCGGAGAAGAGACCAACAAAAAAC ATAGGTTTTCTGGGGCTATGGGGTGAAAGAGTTGATTCCATTGATTTCTACAAACAACAAATAAAAGAATTTGATAAAAGA ATGGAACTAGAGCGCCAGAAAATTCTCAAGGACTCCAAATCTATCCTGCCTGTTGCTTTTGTATCATTCAAATCACGTTGGGGGGCTGCTGTTTGTGCCCAGACACAACAAAGTAAAAATCCTACACTGTGGTTAACAGATTGGGCTCCGGAACCCCGTGATGTTTATTGGCGAAATCTGGCAATACCATTTGTCTCTTTGACCATTCGGAAGCTAATTATATCATTATCAGTATTTGCCTTGGTATTTTTCTACATGATACCCATCGCATTTGTGCAATCTCTTGCAAATTTAGAGGGTCTTGAAAGAGTTGCTCCCTTCCTTAGGCCAGTTATAGAACT GAACTTCATCAAATCTTTCTTGCAAGGTTTTCTTCCCGGCCTTGCTCTTAAGATCTTTTTGTATGTTCTTCCTACAATTTTGATGATCATGTCAAAAATTGAGGGACATATAGCTATATCAACTCTTGAACGACGAGCATCAGCAAAGTACTATTATTTTATGTTGGTGAATGTGTTCTTGGGGAGTATAGTGACTGGAACAGCTTTTCAGCAGTTGCACTCGTTCCTTCACCAACCACCAACCCA GATCCCCAGGACCATAGGGGTGTCAATACCAATGAAGGCCACTTTCTTTATTACATATATAATGGTTGATGGATGGGCTGGTATAGCTGGTGAAATTCTCCGACTGAAACCATTGGTTATTTTTCATCTCAAGAACATGTTTTTGGTGAAGACTGAAAGAGACAGAGAAATGGCCATGGACCCTGGCAGTGTGGACTATCCGGAAACTCTCCCAAGTCTCCAACTCTACTTCCTTTTGGGAATTGTATATGCTGTAGTTACTCCCATTCTTCTTCCTTTTATACTAGTCTTCTTTGCCTTTGCCTACCTGGTTTACCGTCATCAG ATAATTAATGTCTACAATCCCCAGTACGAGAGTGGTGCTGCATTCTGGCCACACGTGCACAGCCGCATAATAGCAAGCTTATTGATCTCTCAACTTCTATTGATGGGCCTGCTCAGTACAAAAGAGGCTGCTAATTCAACTCCTCTGCTTGTTATCTTACCAATATTGACATTATCCTTCCATAAGTATTGCAAGAGCCGCTTTGAACCCGCATTCAGAAAGCATCCACTGGAG GAAGCAATGGCAAAGGACTTAATGGATCAGACCACTGAATCTGATATAAACTTAAAAGCATTCTTGGCTGATGCTTACTTGCACCCAATTTTCCGATCTTTCGAGGAAGAGGAGTTGGTAGAGATCAGAGTTGATAAAGTTAGAGTTGATAGACACCAATCTTATGCCGACAATGCCCAAACCAGAGATGATATCAGTTCCCCCTCCCCACCTCATCATGCATATCATCCAGCCTCCCCCCCTCACCATAGCTATCATCAGCCCACCACCTCTCCACCCCAAGATATCTATCACCATGGCATTCCGCCCCAGTATGATTATAACCTTTATGGCTATTATTATGAAGCAGAGTCATGGACTTCAAGGGACTAA
- the LOC108476915 gene encoding protein BASIC PENTACYSTEINE7, translated as MKMRSYSDKNVMPETEIGSTGSPFSWLYHYNPTSKPGFSSLQRTGIHHEPGLVVSPIRTIAATTESGNNNDLGTKTTKVGKQKSSVKGSNQIAPKVLGPKQPMKKPSLPKKGKGASIPETKREKKNPNINLDGTKFDFSGVPSPICSCTGVARVCYKWGASGWQSSCCTINISECPLPMSPTRPGARVAGRKMSNGAYFKLLLRLAAEGYDLSHPVDLKDHWARHGTNKFVTIK; from the coding sequence ATGAAGATGAGGTCTTACTCCGATAAGAACGTGATGCCTGAAACTGAAATAGGATCAACCGGTTCACCTTTTTCTTGGCTTTATCATTACAACCCCACATCCAAACCTGGCTTTAGTTCTCTGCAACGAACTGGAATACACCATGAACCTGGTCTTGTTGTTTCTCCCATTCGTACCATTGCTGCCACAACTGAATCAGGGAACAACAATGATTTGGGGACCAAAACTACAAAGGTGGGGAAACAGAAGTCTTCTGTGAAGGGTTCTAATCAAATAGCTCCCAAGGTTCTGGGACCAAAGCAGCCCATGAAGAAACCCTCTCTTCCTAAGAAGGGAAAGGGAGCAAGCATTCCGGAAACCAAACGCGAGAAGAAAAATCCCAACATCAATCTTGATGGAACGAAGTTTGATTTCTCTGGGGTGCCTTCCCCCATTTGCTCTTGTACAGGTGTTGCAAGAGTGTGCTACAAGTGGGGTGCCAGTGGTTGGCAATCCTCATGTTGTACCATCAATATATCAGAATGTCCACTTCCCATGAGTCCCACCAGGCCTGGTGCTCGTGTGGCTGGGAGAAAAATGAGCAATGGAGCATATTTCAAACTTCTTCTGAGACTTGCAGCTGAAGGATATGATCTTTCTCATCCTGTTGACTTGAAAGACCACTGGGCTAGGCATGGTACAAACAAGTTCGTTACAATCAAATAG